In the Alkaliphilus oremlandii OhILAs genome, one interval contains:
- the rpmG gene encoding 50S ribosomal protein L33, whose product MRVNITLACTECKQRNYNTSKNKKSNPDRMELKKYCKFCKTHTAHRETK is encoded by the coding sequence GTGCGAGTGAATATTACATTAGCATGTACAGAGTGTAAGCAAAGAAATTACAATACAAGTAAAAACAAAAAGAGCAATCCAGATCGTATGGAGCTTAAAAAATATTGTAAGTTCTGCAAAACTCATACTGCTCACAGAGAAACAAAATAG
- the secE gene encoding preprotein translocase subunit SecE, protein MKQEMTTPTNTNSEKSRDFSKFIKGVRSELKKVNWPNKKELTNNSVVVVITVTLATVAIWAIDSILGYGLNLIIR, encoded by the coding sequence GTGAAGCAAGAAATGACTACCCCAACAAACACGAATAGTGAAAAATCGAGAGACTTTAGTAAGTTTATCAAGGGTGTTCGATCAGAACTTAAGAAGGTTAATTGGCCTAACAAAAAGGAATTAACAAACAATAGTGTTGTAGTTGTTATTACCGTTACGTTAGCTACAGTTGCCATTTGGGCAATAGACTCAATTTTAGGCTATGGCTTAAACCTTATAATTAGATAA
- the nusG gene encoding transcription termination/antitermination protein NusG, which yields MSEKARWYVMHTYSGHENKVKMNIEKMVENRGMEDIILEVKVPTEEKIEIKNGKKKVKESKLFPGYVLVKMFMTDESWYLVRNTRGVTGFVGPSSKPIPLTDQEIKSMGVEEPRIEIDVKVGESIKVISGPFETFIGTIDHINLEKQTLKVRISMFGRETPVELEFDQIEKI from the coding sequence ATGTCCGAAAAAGCAAGATGGTATGTAATGCATACTTATTCTGGTCATGAAAACAAAGTAAAGATGAACATTGAAAAGATGGTTGAAAACAGAGGAATGGAAGATATTATCTTAGAAGTAAAAGTGCCGACAGAAGAGAAGATTGAAATTAAAAATGGCAAAAAAAAGGTAAAAGAATCCAAATTATTCCCAGGATATGTTCTAGTAAAAATGTTTATGACGGATGAATCTTGGTATTTAGTAAGAAATACAAGAGGTGTTACTGGTTTTGTTGGGCCAAGCTCAAAGCCAATACCACTGACAGATCAAGAAATAAAGTCTATGGGAGTAGAAGAGCCTAGAATAGAAATTGACGTTAAAGTTGGAGAAAGCATTAAGGTTATTTCTGGTCCTTTTGAAACATTTATTGGAACAATTGATCATATCAATCTTGAAAAACAAACCTTAAAGGTTCGTATTTCAATGTTTGGAAGAGAAACGCCTGTTGAACTTGAATTTGATCAAATAGAAAAAATTTAA